In Elaeis guineensis isolate ETL-2024a chromosome 1, EG11, whole genome shotgun sequence, a genomic segment contains:
- the LOC105040097 gene encoding protein RADIALIS-like 4, which yields MEDPDESGNVPSGWSWEDNKLFELALAVVDEGNPDRWEAVASIIGGKRSAEEVKSHYEVLLEDLDIIESGRLDHAVSAVLNDTQDVCWTDEDQERLAQLNIR from the coding sequence ATGGAAGATCCTGATGAGAGTGGGAATGTTCCTTCTGGCTGGAGTTGGGAAGACAACAAGTTATTTGAGCTGGCGCTGGCGGTGGTCGACGAAGGAAATCCTGATAGGTGGGAGGCAGTTGCATCCATTATTGGAGGCAAGAGGAGTGCAGAGGAGGTGAAGAGCCATTATGAGGTCCTTCTAGAGGACTTGGATATCATTGAATCTGGTAGATTGGATCATGCAGTTAGTGCGGTACTCAATGACACACAAGATGTCTGTTGGACAGATGAAGACCAAGA